Sequence from the Ruminococcaceae bacterium KH2T8 genome:
TCGATGACAAAGATCATGACTGCCCAGCTCGCTCTCGACTATCTCGATACCGATGCATATCTTACGGTATCGCAGAATGCTCTCGATAACGTAACGGCAGACTCTACATTGATGTATGTCACGCTCGGAGAAGAGCTCACCGTATCCGAACTTCTTTACGGTCTTATGCTTCCTTCGGGAAATGATGCCGCAAACGTTCTTGCAGAGGGTGTAATAGATGCGATCTTCGCAAACTATCCCGCAGACGGAACTGACGTAGGTCCCGACGGGATCAATGCACAGTATTTTGTTGATACGATGGGCGTGACTGAAGAGGAGATCCTCACGAGCTACAAGCTCTCCGCTTTCGCTGAACTCATGAATCTTCGTGCAGGTGCGATCGGATGTACGGGAACTCATTTCGTAAATGCTCACGGTCTTCACAGTGACGAGCACTACACGACGGCGAGCGATCTTACGCTCATCATGGCAAAGGCCTGCGAGAATCCTGATTTCTGTACGGTCATCAGCTCTCCTACGCATATCTTTGCGGCAACTAATGCTCATCCTACGGATGCATGGCAGATCGTAAGGAATTCCAATAATATCCTGAGCGATCCATGGCTCTGTGCCACTACGGCTGAAGGTGACGACACTCATATCACGGCATTTGTCGGAGGAAAGACGGGTACTACTTCCATAGCCGGTACCGGAATGACCACTTACTCGGTTAACGAGAACGGTCATGAGCTCTTTATCTCCGTATGCGGTATTCCTGCAGAGGAGTACAGCAATCAGACCGTATATGTTGCTTCCGTAGTAGGATACGGTCACCTCACATGCTGGAATAATGATCCTACGAGTGTTATTCCCGGTACTACGGGTGATTACAGAAGATCCAATTCGACCGATGCGGAACTTCCCCAGTACGATCCGCTCATAGTTCCTTTCGATACGTTGGATGTCGACTATATGCCGGAAGGGTGGAGCGCAGAAGATCCTGCTGCTGAACCTGTAGATCCCGAATCGGGAGAAGAGCCTTCCGATCCGAGCGAGGAACCTTCGGATCCTGATGAAGAGACCGGTGAGACAGAGACTGCAGCCGATACTGACGAGAGTGAGAATGAACCCGAGCCTACAGGTCTTATCGGAAAGACAAAGGCTAAGCTCCTCAAGACTCCCGCAGGAAAGTTTGCCAAGGCGAATCCTTTCGCTTCCGGAGTCATCGTAGGTCTTT
This genomic interval carries:
- a CDS encoding D-alanyl-D-alanine carboxypeptidase, with translation MHKTINSVIGKAATLIVATMTAVAFLSPLSGINVSASVGQPVLTLPTLDEVNCASYCVYDKTADSIIMSKTPHNRIYPASMTKIMTAQLALDYLDTDAYLTVSQNALDNVTADSTLMYVTLGEELTVSELLYGLMLPSGNDAANVLAEGVIDAIFANYPADGTDVGPDGINAQYFVDTMGVTEEEILTSYKLSAFAELMNLRAGAIGCTGTHFVNAHGLHSDEHYTTASDLTLIMAKACENPDFCTVISSPTHIFAATNAHPTDAWQIVRNSNNILSDPWLCATTAEGDDTHITAFVGGKTGTTSIAGTGMTTYSVNENGHELFISVCGIPAEEYSNQTVYVASVVGYGHLTCWNNDPTSVIPGTTGDYRRSNSTDAELPQYDPLIVPFDTLDVDYMPEGWSAEDPAAEPVDPESGEEPSDPSEEPSDPDEETGETETAADTDESENEPEPTGLIGKTKAKLLKTPAGKFAKANPFASGVIVGLSFLIVVLVVVLIVRAVKNNTKKKKGKARPFNGNISI